The genomic interval atatatatatatatatatatatatatctttcttcctttctttcatactattcgccatttcccgtgtcagcgaggtagcgttaagaacagaggactgggcctctgaggaaacatcctcacatggccccctcctttgttccttcctttggaaaattaaaaaaaaaaaaaaaaaaaaaaaaaaaaaacgagaggggaggatttccagccccccgctcccttcccttttagtcgccttctacgacacgcagggaatacgtgggaagtattctttctcccctatccccagggataatatatatatatatatatatatatatatatatatatatatttttttttatacttcgtcgctgtatatatatatgtatatatatatatatatgtatatatatatatgtatatatatatatatatatatatatatatatatatatatatatatatatatatatatatatatatatatatatatatatatatatatatatatatatatatatatatatatatatatatatatatatatatatatatatatatatatatatatggtgtgggaggcaagttgttagaagcagtgaaaagttttcatcgaggatgtaaggcatgtgtacgtgtaggaagagaggaaagtgattggttctcagtgaatgtaggtttgcggcaggggtgtgtgatgtctccatggttgtttaatttgtttatggatggggttgttaggaaggtgagtgcaagagttttggaaagaggggcaagtatgaagtctgttggggatgagagagcttgggaagtgagtcagttgttgttcgctgatgatacagcgctggtggctgattcatgtgagaaactgcagaagctggtgactaagtttggtaaagtgtgtgaaagaagaaagttaagagtaaatgtgaataagagcaaggttattaggtacagtagggttgagggtcaagtcaattgggaagtaagtttgaatggagaaaaactggaggaagtaaagtgttttagatatctgggagtggatctggcagcggatggaaccatggaagcggaagtgaatcatagggtggatgagggggcgaaaatcctgggagccttgaagaatatgtggaagtcgagaacattatctcggaaagcaaaaatggctatgtttgaaggaatagtggttccaacaatgttgtatggttgcgaggcgtgggctatggatagagttgtgcgcaggagggtggatgtgctggaaataagatgtttgaggaaaatatgtggtgtgaggtggtttgatcgagtaagtagtgtaagggtaagagagatgtgtggaaataaaaagagcgtggttgagagagcagaagagggtgttttgaaatggtttgggcacatggagagaatgaatgaggaaagattgaccaagaggatatatgtgtcggaggtggagggaacgaggagaagtgggagaccaaattggaggtggaaagatggagtgaaaaagattttgagtgatcggggcaggagggtgaaaggcgggcaaggaatagagtgaattggatcgatgtggtataccggtgtcgacgtgctgtcaattgattgaatcaggacatgtgaagcgtctggggtaaaccatggaaagttctgtggggcctggatgtggaaagggagctgtggtttcgggcattattgcatgacagctagagactgagtgtgaacaaatgtggcctttgttgtcatttcctagcgctacctcgcacacatgagggggagggggatgttaatccatgtgtggcgaggaggcgatgggaattagtaaaggcagacagtgtgaatcgtgtgcttgtgtagatatgtatgtgtctgtgtctgtatatatatatgtgtacattgagatgtatgggtatgtatatttgcgtgtgtggacgtgtatgtatatacatgtgtatgggggtgggttgggccattttctttcgtctgtttccttgcgctacctcgcaaacgcgggagacagggacaaaggaaaataatgataataatgatatatatatatatatatatatatatatatatatatatatatatatatatatatatatatatattttttttttttttttcttctttcttttaaactattcgccatttcccgcgttagcgaggtagcgttaagaacagaggactgggccttttttggaatatcctcacctggccctctctgttccttcttttggaaaattaaaaaaaaaacgagaggggaggatttccagacccacgctccctcatatatatatatatatatatatatatatatatatatatatatatatatatatatatatatatatatatatatatatatatatatatatatatatatccctggggataggggattaagaatacttcccacgtattccctgcgtgtcgtagaaggcgactaaaaggggagggagcgggaggctggaaatcctcccctctcatttttttttaattttccaaaagaaggaacagaggggggccaggtgaggatattccacaaaggcccagtcctctgttcttaacgctacctcgctgacgcgggaaatggcgaatagtttaaaagaaagaaagatatatataaatacatatatatatatatatatatatatatatatatatatatatatatatatatatatatatatatatatatatatatatatatatatatatatatatatatatatgtgtgtgtgtgtgtgtgtgtgtgtgtgtgtgtgtgtgtgtatcataataCAGAAATATTGGTATTATACTATGGAAGTAGtaccagagatgaaacaatatTTTTTGTTTAGCAGTGTGGTATCTCACCTGTTTAGCGCCAGACTTCTGTGGTGGGTCCTCTGCGATCTTGGAAAAGACGGATGTGAGGTCATGGGTCCTTCCCTGACATGCAGGTCATGGGTCGTTCCCTGACATGCAGGTCATGGCCAGTTTAACTCAGCACATGAGAACTGGGATGGTTTCAACTACCTTGTATTTCATTGTACTGCTTTTTTGTGGGAGAAATGTTTACGAGGTTTTGAACATAGGTATGGTTTCTACCCGGTGTGAACTCTCAGATGTGTTACTATATTACCTCTGTGAgtgaattgtttttgacattctgaataTTACTATCGTTTCTCGCCTGTGTCAACTCTCAGATATTTTACTAAATTACATCTGTACGGGAATTATTTCTAACCTTCTGAACACTGGTATGGCTTCGCATCCTCTGTGAACTTTCAGATTTTTAGTAAATTACTTCTCTGAGAGTGTGCTAGTAATTCACCTCTGTGAGATAactgtttttgacattctgaacactggtATGCCCTCTCTCCTGTGtaaactctcaggtgtgtcactaaactacttttcCGAACAAGTTTCTTGAGATTCTGAACACTGGTATGGCTTCTAGCCTGTGTGAACTCttaggtgtgtcactaaatttcCTTTAATAGAAAAAcatttttgacattctgaacactgatatggcttttctcctgtgtgaactctcaggtgtatCACCAAATTTCCTTTAATAGAAAAACATTTTTGACATTCTGCACACtggtatggcttctctcctgtgtgaactcTCTGGTGTGTCACTAATCTTCTTTTCCGAGAAAAAgtcttttgacattctgaacactggtatggcttctcgcctgtgtgaactctctgGTGTGTCattaaattacttttctgagaaaaacttttttgacattctgaacactggtATGGCTTCCCCCCTGTGTGAACTCTTAGATGTTTTACTAATTCACCGCTGTGagagaattgtttttgacattctgaacattggtatggcttttcgcttgtgtgaactctcaggtgtgacACTAAATTTCCTTTAACAGAAAAGCTTTTTTGACATTCTGCGcactggtatggcttctcgcctgtgtgaactctttggtgtgtcactaaattacttttctgagaaaacgTTTCTTGACATTTTGAACACTGGTATggtttctcgcctgtgtgaactctcaggtgtttcactaaattacttttaacagtaaaacttttttgacattctgaacattggtatggcttctcaccagtatgAATTCTCAAGTGTGTCTTTAAATCGCCTTTTCTAGAAAAACACTTTTGACAATTTGAACACTGATATCGCTTTTGTCCAGTGTGAACTTTCATGTGCAACACTAAATTGTTCTTACGGGAGAAGGTCCTCTGGCATTCATTACATtgatatgtcttctcaaaagtatgtaatttctTGTGCTTATGAAGATGGacatgtttcgtaaagcttttctgacactcaggacatttgaagggtttttctCCTTTGTTTATGACCTTttgtctcctgttgtcaaaaTTGTTTGAGGAGGTTTCTTTGCACCGATTATATGGCCCTGATTTTCCCtccatgctgcagtcttctgtaATCCACAACACGTTTATAAAACAGTGTAGCTCTGCCTGTCAGTCCGCAACTGCCGTCCGTGATACAATGagatgctttgcgagtgaacaccagaggTAGAGtgactgaccttggctagagtcTGTGGGATATAAAGGCAACTCACCCTCCACCCCATGTTGCCTCCAGCCCATTTTTCTCGtgcttttttctgtcttttttaccATTCATCTTccaacatctctcgaccgttaggcttgaacaatttctaccccagcttccccaccgcATTCTGGAAAATTATTTCCTGAGaagcggaggcttggtgtggacctgttctcacctaacggggttgagaccGTCACATTCTCTCCTGCCACTCCCTTACTTTTTAccgccgagcctcctgggttaccctgtgatagtgcaggggCTTCCCTGGAGTGGGGTCGTGGTCCCTCCTCTACGCTTCCTCGGCattaggacactgatgccaccatcatgcctcctgacattcgtttaaaattgattaaaacCGAAAGTCCCCCCTTTACACGTTCGAATTACTAACGATTTTATTTAAGACCACCGAGGTCCGTCCCAGTATGGTTATTCAATCCCCTACTAATAAATACCAATATAAGATATGTTTAAGCAAGGATGGTGATCTAGATAAGATCCTATCCAAGCCACTACTTGACGAACTAACAAAAAAACACTatcaaatcgttcaggaccgcccccttcaagctagatgcacCGATATTGctaataatattgatgcatctatcttgtcccttaaccccatagagataaTTGAAACCATAGATCAAGATaacagtgacattaatgtcatcaacgttttcaaactgaacacttcaagatcacttaaaatacaatgctctaactcGATCGGGGCAGATCGCCTACTCTCCCGGGGatcttgtttcccatgatctcagCGCCTGTCAAATACCACAAACCCGACCAGTACCTCGATATACAACAATGTTTTAAATGTCTGCAATACGGACACGAAACGAAGAGCTACAAAGCTCCAAAGCTCAGCGCCAGACATGCAATGTGCGAAAATTGATCACGGATTTTGTGAGTGTAAGGCTCAGGCAAcaacctgtgttaattgtaaaggtcaacacgttgctgtatctgggcaatGCCCACGAAAGTATGAGCAACTCCGCTCAGCACGacaatctctcaaaacctccTGCTCATCCCcttctacaaaccctcacctctacgcaacagttgctgctgcacctccgtctgccacccaagcttctcctattccaaccacaaactcctccgacctcctcaccctacaaggaaggatgcatgcgtgctacctcaaagcattgttcttgagcaaggaagacaagtCTGAATTTGTCAGAATTTTCGACTTGTtgccagcacacatcaacctgctcAATGTACTTAccccacccgaactcctcacctcccccgccaacaaccaatACTTCCCAGACTCCTGTCACACctgcctccctgacccctaacgcaaatatgtcccaggatacttccagtaacacttcaaactctcccccagcaacacaacctgtcaccctcccaatacctcccccgcaccccctaacacaactccatccaccacccctcaacccaacaccaacaacccatccattTCTCCACTTACCAGTTCCTCTTCCACACCCGCCATCACAACGTACACCTATCTCCTCCCCGACCGTTGCTCCCGAAcctccacttcccaatccctcccctcctcccccactccatcccctccacctcccctcctctcgcacctaaccctcccagaggagacccagaacctgaccctgccgactcaCCAGACAACCTACCTGCTTACAACGTCGACATTCGACTCGTCGACAATGACTCTCCCCTCCCTAACACCTCCCAGGAAGTTGCCGACCCAAGACCAGACAAACCTCCACCGAAGTTCACATGAAGACACTCAACGGAATGCCAATGGCAGTCATCGACCACAGAATTAAAAGAACGATAAACTTCCCAAAATCATAAGATGCTTAAAATCTTGCAGTTAAATGTGTTCAGCTACCACAGTGGCCGTCATctggttgccactctcctcgaagagaaaagacccgatgttttgattcttaacagcacatgtatcagcAATGGATGTAGAATTAGACACTACGGATATACATCCCGACAGTCTTCAgacggtagacacgagggagtcgccattcttacACGCAACActatcgaacacgaatacctaaCCACTTCATGGCGtttcgaacactttctagcagtaaaGATAAACAGCAATACACGgcatcattatcttctgcactacatgctctcgacccaacactaacattccactccacgatctttacacagtattcaatcacactcatcccagtctaccttctagctgacctcaacgcccaacacagaaccttccaccacaacagaaacaattttCACGGTGATGACCTATTCGCTTTATGCTCCTTCGAATGtctcaacttcctaggacctttcttccataccatcttcactgacccaggaggaaaaggcagacccgaccttgtcttctccaacagagccagtaattatcttcattactttttgtctccaggaccactgtgtgttcCTGACCACATCCCTCTCTTTCTTCACCTTTCATCTAACCCTATCCGCGTCCCACCACCCTCagactaccactacaaaaaagcagactagcgcaacttcaaagacactctttctaattgcacttacaccacaaactatgaaaatcacccaataactctaatagacacagaaatagaatatatacaccAAACAATCACACACGCAGCTGACGCATCTATCCCAAAATCCCCATTTACCACAAGATACACCTTCTTTCCATCTCCCAAAACAAGAAGACTCCTCTCGTACTATCGTCGACggtttgagcataacagacatcgaTTGGGTCTAGTACGGCGGGACCTcacctccctacgaaaccacgCACCCAACAGCCTCAAAGAAGACCACTGGAAATCTCTAATCACCACAGCAGGACAACACCGAATCAGATCCCCTCAGTTTTTGAGCCGGATCCGagaactcaaaggaatacccaaAACAGATTTAATGGACTAAATGATAAAACTCTACatcataacccacaagacatcgccAACATCTTACAAAAATACTGTGAGGGTATCTTTCACCCATATACCCCACATCCTCTGGCgtgcgaaaacactcaaattgtcacaaaacatatacaaaacagacccagtcacttttacccagaacGAATCATACACCTGCAATTCCTTTCAGACGACCAcctactcacaactcccataagatcgagtgaggtcaaattcctcctacTGAAATCCCCCAAAGTAGCCCCATGTATCACAGCcattggttaccaactacttacacacctccctgacaacactatcagagccatAACCTCCCTCTTCCACGCAGCACTGGCCTCAGGCCATATCCCCGCGAATTTCAAAACACCAACGACAACCATGATACCTAAGCCCAATAAATCAAGCAGAGACCCAGTTAACTGCAAACCCATTAGCTTACTTGAGTCCAtctggaagacatttgaaagaatcttaaacaacagactcacACAACACCTAacgaacaacaacctactctaaCATAAACAATATGGCTTTCGacatcactccacacaagatgaactcaacataaTCACCAACTACATAAAAACAACACGCAGACATacaaaagatgttaagaaaacctttgacaccgtttggcatgatggcttgaggtacaaactaagcacccaatttcaattcccacgacccaccatcaaacttctttctaattatcttagcaacaggaaaacccgaatcaaatacagaaacttaTTCAAACTACTTCCCCCTCAACGCCGGTGTACCTCAaagctccgtgctggcccccactttTTACACACTACTCacatgatcttcccaatcctacatactcggactccatcactctccaatatgcagatgacgctacCCAACTGattagagccagaaccctcacgcACTTAAACAGTAGAATTTAAGAGGAACTTGACCAAGTTTCGCTTTGGGAATTGAAATGGAGGATTGagtcaaatcctgcaaaatccaacatatcctactttaacgcaagtcagagatacaacataagtaatgtctacttacactcccgtatacaccgtcatttacccataccaatctcacATGCCAACGCTGTACTGGGCCTACATTATGATGTTCACCTACGAAAGAACCATCACATTCAATCTAGAGCAGCTAGTGCaagagcggagctcgcgaaattgtacagatttagagaggcgcaattcaaaaccaaattgcacctcttgAACTCAGAGACAAATCCAACACCCGTGCCCTCCAAATAATTCAGAATAATGCTATACGTTTGGTCTTCAAcaccaaatggcacgagttcattagGAATGCAGAACTCCACGAGAGAGCGCGattgcctccactaaacatctatctGAGAAAACTGTACGAAAAACAAGTAGAGCGACATAGATGACTGGCAGTAGTGCAATGTTGTCTTTACTAGATATAATGAAGGTCATTAGCTTCTCATACATTGAACATTAAGCTTCAGGAATTCGTTGAATTGATAAAGCAAACCTGAGAGTCTGATGCACCTCATGGATACATTGTTATTTCATTTGACCcatgtaattaatgttaaatgAAATAAACAATGAGGCAGACGTGTCAAGGGAAGATAAACAGGCAAACAGACGCCTACACCTAAACATACAACCAGCCTCCATAGTGTTGTGTCTAGTGCTGGACCAACGATATTCCGGGGCCCGAGTTCTGGTCTTAGACAGAGCAGCCGCCTCACAACCAGTGTGGCTTAGTACGACCAGGTATGTgcaccaggtgtatgctttgataaattttgatgaatatatgtatatgaatacttaTATGGAAACAGTCACGACTGGGTGCACAGGACTGGTACCTAAGCCATCAAAATGACCGTGTAGTGAGCTAAACTGGTTGGCCACCACAGGAGCTGTCCACCTATGACCAGCCTATGGTCCAGTGAGTTCGAATGAATGaattaatgatgatagaaaagtcccttccaaggaaggagggtgggaaaggagaggggggaagagcaagacttgttagaggaagtgaattttagtagGAGTAAAAGAGCCAGTGCTCAACCCAGCGTGCATCGGGTTATGGGCATAGCTAGGACAGAGCTGATGAGTGGAGGGTGAaggaggtttttttctttttctgaagggtataggaggagatggatcgtatctctaacagacagacactgatatTGCCAAGATTTTGTTGTAAGATATGTAATATTTTGTAGTTTTTAAAGTCTAATATACGGGGACTGGATATTGTTCAGGTTGAACATTCAACATGTtgtctgggtgatctattcccaagAGATTATTGAAGTAGTCAATCTAGTAAGTATGGTGTATTTCCAATCGCTTAACTTGTTTTTCGTACAGTtccctccaatagatgtttagtggaggcaatCGCACTGTCTCGTGGAGATCCTCATTGCCAAagaactcgtgccatttggtgTTAAAGACCAAACGTATAGCATTATTCTGAATTATTTGGAGGGCGCgggtgttggatttggctccgagttcaagaggtgcaatttggttttgaattgcgcctctctaaatctgtacaatttcgcgagctcagctctcgcaatagccgctctagattgAATGTGATGGTTCATCCGTTGGAgaacatcatagtttaggcccagtacagtgttggtatgtGAGATTGGTAgcggtaaatgacggtgtatacgggagcgTAAGTAGACATTACTTTTGTTGTATCTCTGACTTACGTTAAAGTAGGATAtattggattttgcaggatttgactTAATCCTCCATTTTGATTCCCAAAGCGAAACTTGGTCAAGTTCCTTTTGAATTCTACAggataagtgtgtgagggttctggctctaatCAGTTAGGTagtgtcatctgcatattggataGTGATGAAGTTCGAGTGTGTAGGATTGGTAAGATCATTTAAGTAGTGTGTAAAGAgcgggggccagcacggagcttTGAGGTCGGCGTTGATGGGGAAGTAGTTTCAATAagagtttctgtatttgatttggATTTTCCTGTTGCTAAGATaattagaaagaagtttaatgatgggtcgtgggagttgaaattgggtgcttaaTTTATACCTCAAGCCATCATACCAAATGGTGTCAAAGgttttcttaacatcttttgtatgtccgcgtgttgatttttatgtagttgatgattatgttaagttcatcttgtgtggagtgatgtcgaaagccaaactgtttgtgtgagagtaggttgttgttcgtTAGTTGTTATCTGAGTCTGTTGTTTacgattctttcaaatgtcttccagaTGAACTTAAGTAAGCTAATGGGTCTGCAGTTAATTGGGTCTCTGCTTGATTTATTGGGCTTAGGTATCATGATGGtcattgatattttgaaattcgCGGGGATATAGCCTGAGGCTAGTGCTGTGTTGAAAAGGGAGGCTGtggctctgatagtgttgtcagagaggtgggtaagtagttgggggggagggggaactttCGGTTTTAATCAATTCTAAACAAATGTCAGGAGGCATGATATTGGCATCAGTGACCTAATGCCTAGGAAACGTAGGTGAGAGACCATAACTCCACCCTAGGGAGGcccctgcactatcacagggtaagCCTGGGGGCTCGGCGGGAGTGGTAGGagagaatgtgagggtctgaaccccgttaggtgagaacaggtccacaccaagcctccgctcctcaggaaatAATGTTCCAGAAAAGGGTGGAGAACCTGAGATAGAAAGTGTTCAAGCGtaacggtcgagagatgttggatgatggatggtaaaaagatataaaaaagcaCGAGAaaaatggactggaggcaacgtggggtggagagtgagttggctTTATATCTCACAgactctagccaaggtcagtcaCTCTGCCTCTGGTGTTCACTCGCTCAAAGCTTCTCATGGTGTCACGGGCGGCAGTGGCGGACTTACAGGGTGAGCTGCACTGTATTATAAACGTGTTGtggtgatacagaagactgcagcatggaGGGAAAATCAGGGCCATATAATCGGTGCAAAGAAACCTACTCAAACACttttgacaacaggagacaaAAGGTCATAAACAAAGGagaaaaacccttcaaatgtcctgagtgtcagaaagCTTTACGAAACATGGCCATCTTCATAAGCACAagaaattacatacttttgagaagacatatcaATGTAATGAATGCCAGAGGACCTTCTCCCGTAAGAACAATTTAGTGTTGCACATGAAAGTTCACACTGGACAAAAGCGATATCAGTGTTCAAATTGTCAAAAGTGTTTTTCTAGAAAAGGCGATTTAAAGACACACTTGAGAATTcatactggt from Panulirus ornatus isolate Po-2019 chromosome 27, ASM3632096v1, whole genome shotgun sequence carries:
- the LOC139757479 gene encoding uncharacterized protein, with protein sequence MEGKSGPYNRCKETSSNNFDNRRQKVINKGEKPFKCPECQKSFTKHVHLHKHKKLHTFEKTYQCNECQRTFSRKNNLVLHMKVHTGQKRYQCSNCQKCFSRKGDLKTHLRIHTGEKPYQCSECQKSFTVKSNLVKHLRVHTGEKPYQCSKCQETFSQKSNLVTHQRVHTGEKPYQCAECQKSFSVKGNLVSHLRVHTSEKPYQCSECQKQFSHSGELVKHLRVHTGGKPYQCSECQKSFSQKSNLMTHQRVHTGEKPYQCSECQKTFSRKRRLVTHQRVHTGEKPYQCAECQKCFSIKGNLVIHLRVHTGEKPYQCSECQKCFSIKGNLVTHLRVHTG